The Paenibacillus sp. FSL R7-0345 DNA segment GATCCCAAATAGAGCTACTACAGGCTCACTCAAGCTTATAAAAGTTGATGAAGCTGATACCACGAAGAAGCTTGCAGGAGCAAAGTTCGAACTCTACAACTCCAGCAATGCCCTGGTTGCAGCGGCTACAACCAATGCTCAAGGTGAGATTGTATTTGACAATTTGAAATTTGGAGTTTACCGGTTAGAGGAAGCCAAGGCTCCGACCGGATATGATCTGGATTCAACAGTGCGTAACATCACCATTAATTCCAAAGTACAGCAGGTTCTGGATCCTATTACGAATAAAGAAACGCTTGGTTCACTCATGTTTGAAAAGGTGGACTATAACAATTCAAATAAGAAGCTTGCCGGAGCAGAGTTCAAGCTCTACAATTCCAGTAATGCTGTGGTAGGAACGGGCATTACTGATGCCGCTGGGGAATTGGAATTCAATAACCTGAAGCTTGGAGACTATACATTGGTGGAGACCAAAGCCCCAGCCGGATATGAATTGGATTCAACGGTACGGAGTGTGAAGATTGTTTCGGGTACTCAAAAGGTTCTGAATCCCATCACAAATAGAGAAATCATAGGCTCGATAAAGTTCGTTAAGGTGGATGCAGCTGATGCTGCGAAGAAGCTTGAGGGAGCAGTCTTCAAGCTTACGAATTCAAACAACGTTGTGGTAGCCACGAAAACCAGCAATGTCAATGGTGAAATTGTGTTTGATGACTTGAAGGCTGGCGTTTATAAGCTGGAGGAGACTAAAGCTCCAGACGGATACGAATTGGATTTAACAGTACACAGCATCACGATTGATTCAAGTGTGCAGAAGGTGCTGGATCCGATTAAGAACCAAGAAACATTGGGCTCACTTAAGCTCGTTAAGGTAGATGCAGCAGATACAGCGAAGAAGCTTGAAGGAGCAGAGTTCAAGCTCACGAATGCCAGCAATGTGGTGGTAGCGACGGAGTCTACCAATGCCAGCGGTGAAATTATTTTTGCTGATCTGAAGCTTGGATCATATAAACTGGAAGAAACGAAGGCTCCGGCAGGATATGATCTGGATGCAACGGTGCGTAACATCACGATCAGCGGTAAGACACAGCAGGTGCTGTCACCGATTACAAACCAGGAAACCCTCGGCTCACTGAAGCTTGTCAAGGTAGATGCAGCTGATACTACAAAGAAGCTTACAGGTGCAGAATTCAAGCTTACGAATTCCAGCAATGTTGTGGTAGCTACGGGGACAACCAATGCGAGTGGTGAAATTGAGTTTAATGATCTGAAGCTTGGAGCCTATAAACTGGAGGAAACGAAGGCACCATTCGGGTATGAGCTGGATGCAACGGTGCGCAACATCACCGTTAGTGTGAAGGCACAGCAGCTGCTTACTGTTAAGAACCAGGAAACCTTAGGCTCGATCAAGCTGGTTAAGGTCGATCAGGATGAAGTGACTAAGAAACTGGCCGGAGCAGAATTCAAATTGTATGATGCCAGCGACAAACTGGTGGCCACAGAGACTTCGGATGCAAATGGTCTCGTTGAATTCACTGGTCTGAAGCTTGGTGCTTATACATTTAAGGAAACTATCGCACCGGTTGGCTACGTCCTTAACGGCACGGAGCGCAGTGCTACTATTACTGTAGCTGCACCAATTGCGCAGCAGCAGATCACCAACAAAGAAATTCTAGGCTCACTGAAGCTGATTAAGGTCGATCAGGATGAAACGACGAAGAAGCTTGCAGGAGCAGAATTTAAGCTGTATGATGCCAGCGACAAACTGGTCGCGACAGATACCAGTGATGCCAATGGCGTAGTTGAATTTAAAAATTTGAAAATGGGAGCATACACCTTCAAGGAAACCGTTGCTCCAACCGGATATGTATTAAACGGTATTGAACGAAGTGTCAATATTACCTTGATCACACCGAACGTTCAGCAGGAGATTGCTAATAAAGAAATCCTGGGCTCGCTCAAGCTGACTAAAGTAGATGTGGATGATACCTCTAAGAAGCTATCAGGAGCAGAATTCAAGCTGTATAATTCCAGCGATGTTGTAGTGGCAACAGCTACTACAGATGCCAATGGCGTTGTTGAGTTTAAAGACCTGAAGCTCGGAGCTTATACCTTCAAGGAAACGGTAGCCCCGGTTGGTTACGTCCTGAACGGCACAGAGCGCAGCGCTAACCTTACTATTGCTGTACCGAATGTGACACAGCAGATCACCAATAAGGAAATTCTGGGCTCACTGAAGCTGACGAAGGTCGATCAGGATGAAGTGACGAAGAAACTGGCAGGAGCAGAATTCAAGCTTTATGATGCCAGCGATGTTGTGATAGCAACGGCTACTACAGACGCAAACGGCGTTGTCGAGTTTAAGAATCTGAAGCTCGGCACATACACCTTCAAAGAAACAGCGGCTCCAGTAGGTTACATTCTGAATGGTACAGAGCGTAGCGCTAGCCTTACTATCGCTGTACCAAACGTGACCCAGCAGATCACCAATAAGGAAATTCTGGGCTCGATCAAGCTGACGAAGGTTGATCAGGATGAAGTGACGAAGAAGCTATCAGGAGCAGAATTCAAGCTTTATAATTCCAGCGATGCTGTGGTTGCAACAGCTACTACAGATGCCAATGGCGTTGTTGAATTTAAAGACCTGAAGCTCGGAACTTACACCTTCAAGGAAACAGTAGCTCCAGTTGGTTACGTCTTGAACGGCACGGAGCGCAGTGCTAACCTTACCATCGCTGTACCAAACGTGACGCAGCAGATTACCAATAAGGAAATCCTGGGCTCACTGAAGCTGACTAAGGTAGACGTGGATGATACAACGAAGAAGCTGGCGGGAGCAGAATTCAAGCTGTACAACTCCAGCAATGTGTTGGTGGGAACAGCCACTACAGATGCTAACGGGATTGTTGAATTCAATAACCTGAAGCTCGGCACATACACCTTCAAGGAAACAGTTGCTCCAACAGGCTATGTCCTGAATGGCACGGAGCGTAGTGCTAACCTAACCATCGCTGTACCAAACGTGACGCAGCAGATTACCAATAAGGAAATTCTGGGATCACTTAAGCTGACTAAAGTTGACCGGGATTACACAGCCATTAAACTCCCAGGGGCAGAGTTCAAGCTTTACAATTCCAGCAAAGTTTTGGTAGCAACAGCCATTACGGATACGAATGGTGAAATTGTATTCAATAATTTGAAGGTGGGAGAATACACCTTCAAAGAAACAATAGCCCCGACAAATTATGTTCTGGACAGTACAGAACGAAGCATTACCCTTACTTTTGCCGCACCAAATGTGCAGCAGCAGATTGCCAATGAACGGGCAACCATTTCGCCAAATCCGGGAACTCCGGCAGCGACACCAACCGCTTCGACATTACCGGGAGCTGTGGCTACACCTGGACCTTCAGCAACAGCTACTCCAGGTGCAACAGCGACACCGGGTGTTACTGCAACACCTGGCCTGACGCCAGCACCAACTGCAAGTCCGGAGTCGCCTGCTGTAAGCAGTGCACCAACACCACAAGCTACAACAGCGACTACCATTGCGGATATTCCGATTGAAGGTGAGATTCCGCTGGGCGGCATTCCGAGCATCAGTGAGGAGCCGTCACATGGTACGGTAGTGGTTACACCGGATGGAAAATGGACTTATACCCCTGATCCTGGATTTACCGGTAAGGATAAGTTCACCATTACTGTAACGGATGAGGACGGCAATGAGCAGGAGATTATCATTGAAATAGGTGTCGATGAAGTGCCACTCGGTTCGGTACCTGACACTGACAATGGTACGGATAATGGGACTAACTCGGATAACGACAATAACAGTCTGCCTGGAAATCTTCCTAAGACAGGCGAAGAAAGTCCGCTTCCACTGTATCTGGTAGGTGGAGGACTTGTAGCTCTCGGTGTCTTCCTGGCAGTAAGATTGAGATCACGCAACAAACCGGAATAATGATTTAAAATAACATTCACAGCTATAAAAGGAACCCGCCTGAAGTGTAACTTCGGGTGGGTTCCTTTTAGCGTTCAAGGATATTAATGGACTTTTACAGGAGAATTTACAGTAAAATAGGTATGGGAATTATTTATCAAAAAAAAACGTCACGGGCTGCAGGGGAAGCGAATTGCCCGGCGTCTAACGTTATGAAGAAGGAGGGGAGAATGACTTGGAAGAGGCGGAATGGATTTCAGCCGTGCTTGACGGCCAAAGCCAGGCTTTTGGAAATCTGGTTAATCGTTATCAGGGCATGGTATACAGAGTGTGCATCAAAATAACGGGAGAAGCCGAGTCGGCCAAGGATATGGCTCAGGAAGTTTTCATCAAAGCCTACAAGGCGCTCCCCTCCTTCAGGGGACAATCCTCATTTTCCACCTGGCTGTACCGGATTGCTTACAGGACTTGTCTGGACTGGAAACGGGCCAATGACAGGGAATGGCGCCACCGCAGTACAGCAGATTATACGGAGAATGACTGGGTTACCTCACAAACCCCAGAGCAGGCAGCACTCAGCAAGGAAGCTTCAGAGGAGCTGGATCAGAATTTGAACAGCCTTACGGAACCGTACCGGTCGGTCGTGCAGCTGTATTATTTTCAACACCACTCCTATCAGGAAATTGCCGAACAAAAGGGTGTCTCAGTCAAAACAGTAGAATCACAGCTCTACAGAGCCAGGCAGATGATGCGAAAAAGCGGGGAGGAATGGCGATGAATTGTGCAACAGTTAAAGAATGGATGCCGCATTATATTGAAGGCACACTGTCTCCGGAGGTGGAGCTGAACATCCGCCTGCACATTGAAGCTTGTCCCGACTGTGCATCGTGGCTGGAGGAAGCCGAAGGGCTTGCCGCATTGTGGAGTGAGATGGAAGCAGGACTGGACACGCTTGAACCTATGGATTGTCCTGACCTAACTGAAGGTGTAATGGCTCAGATTGGACAGCTTGAAGCAGGACGCCGTGAACGCGCCGTAAGAGCTACCATGGCAAGACGCCGCACTGCACCGGGCACATCCTGGATGCATTATGGAGTCGCTGTAGGGCTTACCTTTCTGCTGCTGCAGTTTGGAGTATTTGAAAATCTGGCCTATGGCATTAGCGAAATCAACGGACAGATGTCGACATCGGTTACCGCATGGTTTAATGCCCAAGGCGGCCATAAATAGAAGCACAACAAGTAATGCTCACAAAACTTTTAGGAGGATATAGCATGATTAAGAAAAAACGCTGGCTTACCTTTTTCCTGGCGCTTGTACCGGGTCTGGGACATTTATACTTGGGGTTCAAAAAGCTCGGGCTGCAGTATATGCTTGGCGCCTCGGCGTGTATTATTTTCATTCCTTCCATGCCGACGGTGTTCCCGTTCGTGCTTGCCGCTCTCTGGTTCTATCAATTGTTTGATGCCCTGCAAAAAGCGGCCTGGATGAAGCTGACGATTGCCGAGCATGAGCAGATGATGTTTCACCCTGACGGCTACGGGGCACCGTGGAGCATGGGCTTACCTCCGGTATCGGAGTATCCGCAGGATGATATAAACCCTGTATGGGTAGGTATCGGCAGCGTGGCGGCGGGTTTCCTGCTGCTGGTGGCTACTGCTTTTCCATGGCTCTGGCGCATTCTTACGGACATGAATATCGGATCAATCCTGTTGTCGCTGGCGCTGATCGGATACGGCTTCAGAATGCTCAAAAAAAATTCAAAAGTTTAAGAAATGGGGATTTCATCCATGGGGAGATGGAAAATCGGCAGCTTCTCTGCCGCAATCGGCTGCATCGCAGTAGGTGTTTTAATAGTTCTGGCTCAATATGATAAAGTTTCATACGACACCTTGGGGTATATCTGGCCCGCGCTGCTTATTTTGTTCGGACTGGAAATGCTGGTCAGGCTGTTCATCCGGTCGGATGTCAAGACCCGTGTCAGCGGCTGGGCCATTCTGCTTATTATAGTGCTGGTACTGGCAAGCGGCGGACAGACCGTACTTGCCGGCGGAACACTGGGCGGAATTTTTGGCCGGACACAGCTGGTTCCGCTTAGCGGGACAGTGGATGTGCAGTCCAAAATCGAGCGTGTGAAGATTGAGCTGCCTAGCGGAAAGGTAAAGATCCAGGGAACAACGGGCAATACGCTTGAATATGAAGGCAAGCTCGAACTGCCGGGCAGCTCGGAAGATGAAGCTGTTGCGGCCATGGAGAAGAAATGGAAGGTGTCCGAGGAAGGAGATACGCTGGTACTGAAGCTGGATTTGGAGACTAACTGGCTGTCGA contains these protein-coding regions:
- a CDS encoding SpaA isopeptide-forming pilin-related protein yields the protein MEKTAGSFNSDLETIGWQIKFNYDEKTITADKAVLTDYFNISQDYVPSSIKIYKVKLDQNGAGTDDGLLVEDTDYTVTSLPDTATTAGFKIQFKYDIQSAYRIIYDTKVAERVYSGESIVNKVTYNGQTVQASTSTSQRILNKQAPSGINYLNKTVDWTIKVNEDNRTMTNLVLTDKFDNAGLKLIGKPAISPALVENVDYTITNLGTGDFSLNDGFKITFLRAITEAYTITYTTSFDYYKLTTASNYFKNTASITWDEKTTTGAQTSTQTFTPRTEVIKNGLKSGSYNASTKQITWTVGANYNKRELAAGAELVDTLPASQQMVDANTDSVRVYKLTYTANGDPVQGTEIGTADYEASLTSDGRKLKVKFTKDIDYAFYVVFKTNFIAGDNNTDKVTNNAILNNAQSVAVSETLTAADVSVPYGGQYVTKTGARDSSDQTIINWTMTINANQSVVSNAQVVDTPSTNQVLLPSSFQIFKTTVNSGGTVAATTTKLIQDTDYTLEFLTDSSGKDIFKLAFKNTISEPYILKYQTVITAVGTVPVTNAVSFTGTGLASVSKPYSYSNSFTIVDTGGTGSGVKGSLKVLKTNADQTVNLPGAEFTLGRIVGTELKETKTATSDANGSLEFKDLRAGKYKLKETKAPAGYVLDTTERTVTINSSTPVQMTVTNQPYGSLKLIKVDNDDATKKLAGAQFKLYNSSNTLVGTATTNASGEAVFNNLLFGNYTYQETVAPTGYDLDSTLKTVTIDSEVQKVESIKNTATIGSLKIIKVDAANSAKKLEGAKFELYNSSNALVAAATTNASGEIIFSNLKVGSYKLEEVKAPTGYDLDSTIRPITISSSVQQVLPAITNTETAGSLKLIKVDAADATIKLAGAKFELSNSSNTVVATATTNSSGEIVFNNLKLGDYTLKETEAPSGYELDSTVRNVKIDSKVQQVLTPIPNRATTGSLKLIKVDEADTTKKLAGAKFELYNSSNALVAAATTNAQGEIVFDNLKFGVYRLEEAKAPTGYDLDSTVRNITINSKVQQVLDPITNKETLGSLMFEKVDYNNSNKKLAGAEFKLYNSSNAVVGTGITDAAGELEFNNLKLGDYTLVETKAPAGYELDSTVRSVKIVSGTQKVLNPITNREIIGSIKFVKVDAADAAKKLEGAVFKLTNSNNVVVATKTSNVNGEIVFDDLKAGVYKLEETKAPDGYELDLTVHSITIDSSVQKVLDPIKNQETLGSLKLVKVDAADTAKKLEGAEFKLTNASNVVVATESTNASGEIIFADLKLGSYKLEETKAPAGYDLDATVRNITISGKTQQVLSPITNQETLGSLKLVKVDAADTTKKLTGAEFKLTNSSNVVVATGTTNASGEIEFNDLKLGAYKLEETKAPFGYELDATVRNITVSVKAQQLLTVKNQETLGSIKLVKVDQDEVTKKLAGAEFKLYDASDKLVATETSDANGLVEFTGLKLGAYTFKETIAPVGYVLNGTERSATITVAAPIAQQQITNKEILGSLKLIKVDQDETTKKLAGAEFKLYDASDKLVATDTSDANGVVEFKNLKMGAYTFKETVAPTGYVLNGIERSVNITLITPNVQQEIANKEILGSLKLTKVDVDDTSKKLSGAEFKLYNSSDVVVATATTDANGVVEFKDLKLGAYTFKETVAPVGYVLNGTERSANLTIAVPNVTQQITNKEILGSLKLTKVDQDEVTKKLAGAEFKLYDASDVVIATATTDANGVVEFKNLKLGTYTFKETAAPVGYILNGTERSASLTIAVPNVTQQITNKEILGSIKLTKVDQDEVTKKLSGAEFKLYNSSDAVVATATTDANGVVEFKDLKLGTYTFKETVAPVGYVLNGTERSANLTIAVPNVTQQITNKEILGSLKLTKVDVDDTTKKLAGAEFKLYNSSNVLVGTATTDANGIVEFNNLKLGTYTFKETVAPTGYVLNGTERSANLTIAVPNVTQQITNKEILGSLKLTKVDRDYTAIKLPGAEFKLYNSSKVLVATAITDTNGEIVFNNLKVGEYTFKETIAPTNYVLDSTERSITLTFAAPNVQQQIANERATISPNPGTPAATPTASTLPGAVATPGPSATATPGATATPGVTATPGLTPAPTASPESPAVSSAPTPQATTATTIADIPIEGEIPLGGIPSISEEPSHGTVVVTPDGKWTYTPDPGFTGKDKFTITVTDEDGNEQEIIIEIGVDEVPLGSVPDTDNGTDNGTNSDNDNNSLPGNLPKTGEESPLPLYLVGGGLVALGVFLAVRLRSRNKPE
- a CDS encoding RNA polymerase sigma factor, which translates into the protein MEEAEWISAVLDGQSQAFGNLVNRYQGMVYRVCIKITGEAESAKDMAQEVFIKAYKALPSFRGQSSFSTWLYRIAYRTCLDWKRANDREWRHRSTADYTENDWVTSQTPEQAALSKEASEELDQNLNSLTEPYRSVVQLYYFQHHSYQEIAEQKGVSVKTVESQLYRARQMMRKSGEEWR
- a CDS encoding zf-HC2 domain-containing protein; protein product: MNCATVKEWMPHYIEGTLSPEVELNIRLHIEACPDCASWLEEAEGLAALWSEMEAGLDTLEPMDCPDLTEGVMAQIGQLEAGRRERAVRATMARRRTAPGTSWMHYGVAVGLTFLLLQFGVFENLAYGISEINGQMSTSVTAWFNAQGGHK